CTGCATTCAAACAAACTAAAAATCAAGTGTGCTCAGGATTTTTAATTTGATATATTGATATTTGAGTTCCACAGTTACAACACTGTCAGTTCCTCTTTATTCTGCGCTGGCAAAATGTCAAATTGCAAACTTCCCTTGTGAAGAATTTCAGCAACTAAGACTAAAGTGCATTTTGAAACAACTTGCCTCTCTTCTCACTATACCTCATGGCCTCGCTGAATCCTATATCTCATTTCTATCAGTGCAGCCTtcagtgcatgcatgtgtgtgctcaaTACACTTCGCATCACTCAGTAGGACACTGGTAGCTCTTAATCCAGGCTAAATCCTCCAGTGTGCCCCAGTGCAGGTAGATAATTGAGCAAATGACCATGACATGCATTATCTGGTGGCTGTTGCCCCAGTTGTCAAAGGCGCCGGGGACAAAGCGCTCAGGGATCTGGATGATGTTGACCAGCCCTCCCAGTACAGCTAGAGAGTCCATGATGACGAAGAGACGCAGGGAGTTTGGGCTGCCCACCCCGCTGCCGTACACCCTgaacaggaagaggatgaagcggAACAGGGCCTGCCAGATGAACGCTCGCAGGCGCAGGACATTAGTGCGGGCAGTGGTGGCACAGTAGATGCCGTAGGCTGACAGGAGGATGTAGGCCAGCAAGGCAGTGTGTCGCGTGGTTGGGTAGCAAAGGAGGGTGATGTGGATGATGGGAAGTGCACCTAGTGACAAGAGGGAAGATACACAAGTGAATAAACAACAGTAAATATACAAAGTTAGATGCTATAAAGGTGTAGACTAGAGACTTGGACTGGAGTCAGttttaaaggaccagtgtgtaggatttagtggcatctagtggtgaggttgtagactgcaaccaactgaaaacCACTCTGCTCACTTTCCATTCCCAAACATCGTAAAAACTACAGTGGCCTTTAGGTAACCTAAAACACAATCTATGTAGAGGCAGTGTTCGGTTTGTCCattcagggctactgtagaaacatgttgGAACATGGCGggctctgtggaagaggacccgctccctatgtagaaaTTAACATCTCATCCTAacctaacaaaaacacaattttactTTTAGGTGATtgtacactaatgaaaacatatttatgaatattatattctgcCTATAGAACCCcaaaaatcctacacactgctaatttaaaggtccagtgtttgcATACTGCAGTATTTCATTGGAAACAGTATGCAATTCATTGGtttcagacaaacaaaaatatctAGTGTACTGTTTAGGTGTACTATAAAACATATTAGTATGGAATTTTGTGTGCAGGATAAGTCTCTGCTCGAACTTTATCATGATGGTGACAAGACTTCAAGAGGTCACTGCTCCCAGCCAAGAAATGGTCACAAAAATCCCCATATAGccatgatttattgtttttaaacttaaacttttaaactttgagtttttattttgttttattttattttattgtttgtattgtttttatttcattttattttcattttattttatcttatcctattttatttcattatttttattttatttatttatttaaaaaaatattttacttttattttattgtgttttattttacagattaaacaaacaagacataCATTATTAATAAGTAAGCTTGAGACACCGGAGGGGGGTTTTGTaattacctttggacagagccaggctagctgtttccctctgtttcaagtctttatgctaagctaagctaaccatctccTGCCTCCAGCTTCATCAGACTGACACAAGAATGGTGGGCCCACTCTGGCAAGAATGCAAATACACGTGCTTCCCAAAATGACaaattattcctttaagatagctttgaacagaaaatcaaTTAATGGTCAGCATTTTAGCCATGATAAAGATTTGTAATTTGCTTATGAAGACTTGTCTTGCTCCAAAAGACTTTGAAACATGAGTGTGAAAGTTCATTCTTGGCTTTGAATGTATTTGAAAAGTATTCTGACATACTCTATCTAATCTGATCACATTCATTACTAGACTACCAAACCACATGCTGATTTAAAGCTCCAGGAAAAAAGctagaaaatgaaaagttaaataATCAGATAGAGGACAACAGACCCAGCTGTTGTAGCATTAACAACTTACCCAAGGTGTTAACCAGACAGACCCCAAACATGTCCAGGGACAGCAGGGTGTCGTACACATGTTCTCCTCCCACATGGTTCATGAATATGTGATAGACCACTGAGCCCACAGTGGGGGAGAGGCAGGCCAGGTAGTGGACCACACAGATCCAGCCACTGTCCACCTCCATCCAGGGGATGCTGAAAGGCAGCAGCaccaagaaaaggaaaaaggggACGCCTGAGGTGACCAGGAGAtgaagaggaaagaggagaaattaaatgaaagaagaaaagaggggaaaatgtgttaaaacCAGCACCAATGCAAGTCCCCTAGAAAGCCATCTAAATTGAAATTGTAAGCCTTTATTGCCTAAAAGTTTAGTTGGGTTGATGCCTATGTAGATAAGATAAGCCATCATCCATCACCAGAGGGGAACTTCAGGTGTTGCAGTAAAATGGAGAAACAGCAGAATGAAAATCAGAATAAATAGAATAAGAGGAACATACTAGTATAAGAGTAAAGGAAGTAGCAAAACAGCCAAAAGTACATAATAAAGAATATCAAATGTAATTAGTATAAAatggtatagtatagtatagtatagtatagtatagtataatatgtacataataacatttattattattgtaaataTAATGAATGATTATTATAATATAATGCTAataagaaatatataaaaataaaaatagataataTAATTTTTAGTATAAAATGTATATGATATTAAcatataatattaattattattaatataaatataatgaataaatattataatataagatgaaatatatatgaaaataaaaataaataaatataaataatatcttataattatttcaatataataacaataattagtATTAATTTTTTATGTAGTACTTTCCAAGCTTAAGCAAATTTACATTATaatagaattttaaaaaatctaataattctaataatgataatataacaataaatataaaataaataaaatgtaataaatataaaataataaatatatgctataataatataattattttgatataataataattttaataataataataattagtattattttatttatatagcacttttcaagcTTAAGCACAAATTTACATAATGAGATTTACAAAATCTGATCCATGATTCTCTGTATGACACAAAAATTATGAACATTAAAGCACATACATCAAACAATTAAACAGCACTGGGCACATACATGAACAGACGGAAGTCAGCAGGTATAATTAAATATCACTGCATGAAGATCAATATGAGGAATTTGATTTAGTGCTTCCTCCGTTTGTTTCTTTACCAGATATGTGACAGATACAGCAGTTGGCTACATGCATAGAGAAATGTGAGCGACGCTCTGAAGCTAATGCCCTTCACTTCCCCTTAGTAAGAGTGTTAGCCTTAATGAACTTATGGGATAGCCAAGGAGAAAATGGAGCATGAGGGAGATGTTAGCAGAGGTTCAAGGTTGGGCTTGTTTCAGCTCATGCACagttaaatttacatttttgcttGTCTTTGTTCAACTTAAGTCGAGTTTAAATTTGTAAGCCTTACATCAAAGGGgaatatttaataaaatatattaagatACTATAAACTTGCAGCTGCGGTCTATGCAAACTCATGCATCTGCAAGATGGTTTGCCTGTTATGATGCACACAGCGAGGGCATTTACAGCTGAAAAGTGTCAGCCAGCTACACACCTTTAAAGACCTTGTTAACAGCAGGATATTTCCAGGTCAGGGATTCCCAGGGCAGATTACAGCTAATACCCCCTATCCTCATTACACCTCCTCGTTCAGCATGCTTATAACTGGCCATAAGTGAGAGTAGTGGACACCTGTGACCTGTTTTGTTTGTGCAACCCTTGTATGAGTTAAATGGTGGGAAACATTTGCTCTGTCTCTTACTGTGAAGATAATGCAGATaactgacatttttatatttagtCCAAACTGACACTTTCCTAGATAAATAGCAGTGTAAAGAAAGGGCAatgcacatttattttctggACTTACCATGGGTGTAAATGTTCCCCAGCTCATTGTGCATGTAAAAGAGGCTCCTGAGGCACTCATGAGCTGTAGACACTGGCCGGTACCCCGTCAGGACATACTTGTTGAACTGAAGGTGCTGAGGGGTCTTTGCAAAGTCCAACAGCCGGGGTCCTTCACAAAGCACCATCACTACTTCCTGCAGCCAATGCCCCTCACATTTAGTTGACAGTACAAAACAGGTTCCTCACCATTTACATCCTAAACGAGGCCACACTCAGGACTCTTGAGGCACGGTCGTGAACACAACGAGCCGGAAACTGTGTTCCTTGAAATCCATCACTGGACAGGTGTAATTCCAAGCAAGCAACCTGTTGAGCTGGCCAAGTGGCATGCTTTCAGTCAGGCCAATCAGCGAAGGGCTCTTAGCCATAAGCTGGGGTAATCCTCACAAAAAGCCATGTGCAGTATCACAGCTGCTCCATGTCACGGCTCATAACTGACACACACCTCAACTTTAACAGCTCTGTATTTCCCTCATTACACGCTGTACATGTTCCTATTCCCCATGCTTGTATACAACTGTGCTGCATTCAGGATGATCTGGGGATTACAACACTTTAAGAGGTGGATGTTTGTCTTACCTGCACTGATAACTCCTCAGCATGTGCATTTAAACAATGGTTTCTGATTTTGCTGTAGCACACTAAATGTACAAACGAGTCCACTGTTTAGTATCAATTGATGGTTTTATTCAACCAAATACTGTACAATAATAAACAGATGCTTGCAACAAGTAGTAAAAAACCCTTTCCCATGCAAAATAAATTAGACTGAATAACAGGATTAATTTGAAATGACAACATCCGGCAAAACTATCTGATTCAACTATACTGTGCAGCAGACACACTCCATGTCTTAATTTCCTCTCTTGCATGTACACTGAGCAGTAAGTGCAGGACAAAAGGTAATGCAGGGtgcataaaaacatacataaaacagaaaatgtttaaatgttttatcgctacaaacaaacacaaaaataccaAGACTATTCAAcagacagaagaaaataaaaataatatacaaTTAGAAAACAATCAAAGATAATATACAATGACAGAAATAGATTATGCTTGTCGTTGTCTGTGGGGTTAACCTGTGTGGAGAAAGATGAGTTGGATGGTTGTTCAATTGTCAGCAAGCTGAAAATGATTATTCTGTagtttgtctgtctgtaccTTGATAGCCACTGTTCCCAAAGAAGCCGTTCAAGTCGTATTTGCCGTTCTTTGCTCctgaagacaaagaaaagaaacaaaagtttTCAAATTACTTTTACATCTCAGAATATTACTCATACTGACAACACATTACTTCAAATTACTTCAAATACAGCCTGTGAGTGGATTTTAATGTTTGGCATGGTcaatttaaaggcacagtttgacattttcggAAATATATAGAGGTTTGATTCTCTGCTCGAACCCGATTTGGCCTGATCGACCTGCTGGGTTTAGACTGTGCCGTAATTTCTTAGCAGTGCCAGAGACCTGAACGGGGTCTGGTTTGCGCTAATTTTTGAAGCCCAAATACaatcaccagaaataaaaagtgacagGCTAGAAAAGAACTAATGATTTAGCATCCCTACCAGAACGATGCTGTAAAGCCTTGTTCAGCATTACAATGTTGTGTAGTctaatttagccacttgttggtggctgtttttttaagaaacataaaagcttcaaagttTATGAGAGGGgtctttactgatgtatttaagGGTGTAGAACAAAACGTTACAGTGTCTTtcgcttgtgttaaccacagacctcatTTCAGGCACCCAAACAAAAACCTACTgaacaaaaaacactgactttaagaTGAGGGAACTGGGAGTGCAAAATGCTAACTTAATTgcgggttttaggactcattacTGGAGTACTCTATCACTGAACTCAGAAAAGACTTTGGTTGACTAAAACttgtaaatattttttccattgggctcaaaactgctgctgtggttTGGGCTCTGTCTGGTTTGGAGAGAAACCAAACGGGCTCATGTTGGGTCAGATGTGATTATTTTGGGCTCAATCAAGGCTCTAATTTCAGAGTTCAATAAAAACATTGATATCACTCTCAGTATCTGTCATATATGAAGCTTAAAGACATACTATGCAGGTTTGCCTGTTACTAATTGTAAACACACTCGCCAGGGAAAGTtcaagtaaaagccaaccccagattcactctcattagTCATTTTCGGTACTGTATCTTTTGGATGCCTGTTGCTTGAAGTATGGCACCttgtcgctacctttttatacaGCCCCAATCTTCGCTAAGCACCGAGGGGGTACACACCAACGAACACAGATAAAtacaacaaccacagacttCTAGTGgctcataagtgatgattgcaAGGGTTTACTTCTGAGAAAGTCTATTCATTGCCAATTGCTAAACTTTACAGTAGTACTTTAAAGTACTCTAACCTCTCCCAGACTTGCCTTGTGGGTGAAAATGCAGTTTGAGATGCTGCTGAATGTGAATCTGACGCggcagctgctgctgatgaagCAGGTCATCAGGTTGCTCAGGCACCTGAGCCACACCCAGCGAATCTGCGGCAGGTGCAGAGTCGAGGGTGAGGTCGGCAGTCCCTGCAGGGTCAGGCAGGTTGCCAACATCCGCATCAGGTTCCACATCAGGCGTGAAGGACTCCACAGGCAGATATGACGGGTCAGAGGGGTAGGCCAGAGTAGGGCTGGGAGTAGGAGCTGCAGGAAATGCAACAACTATAGAGGGAGAGACGGAATAGAGGGGGAAACTGGTGAATCACTGTGAACCAATACTGTCTTTGCACCATCAATGCAATTTATTAATGTCATAGTTTTACCTTCTGGCTGCACTTGTCCATTTATATAGCCCACATTTTCTGAAATTAAGAAACAGTTAAACGTTACAGAATGCAGTGAAGCCACAAGAGACAAACatgcagaaatacacacaacacactcacCATATCTGTCAATGGACATCCCCTCGCCTTCAACTGCAACTGCTGGTGTCGGCACCTCTACCTTCCCTAAGAGGTCAggggacaataaacagaaaAGATAAGAAGTCGTCCAGAAGCTGAGAACAGCTGTGCGTGCAATTATTGTTTAATGTTATCTTGCAATCACGAGTTAATCAAGTCATTATCACAGGAATTTAGAAGGCTGTTTCCTCCTATTACTCATAATGTTTATCACAGATCAGGGGTGCCATCCCTGCATGATGGCGTTTCATTCATCAGCACATTACACTGTATTTTTCCAACAGTCATGACAGTGATCTCAAAGgctgaaatcaggtgtgatcacATGAACAAGACACTCCTCTTCGAGTTTTCCATAATATTCCCGTGAGTGGTCATTTTCTTGTGATAAATTATGTTATCGAGAAATCTGCATTTCTGTTTCTTGAAAATCAACATAAATTTACCTgagataacaaaataataaattcatAGTCTTGAGAtaaaacagcattaaaaaaaaatttgcaaACACAGCCGTTCTTGGCTTTGTAAAGAAAAAATTGGGGTCTGCAGTGTATTTGTGATGTGAATGTCTTTTCCTGACGCACCGTAAGATTTTTCGGCTGAATCTGTCTGAATCAGAGGCAGGGGCTCATACGGTAAACCAGCTGCACCTGtttgaggtaaaaaaaaaatataaatatgcaCTCTATTTCTTCATTTCTAACCCAGATGCTCAGATAATTTGTAGTAGTAATGACAAAATACCATATTCTCCCCCAGATCTGCTTTCAGATACAGATTCAAGGGGCTGTGACTGGTATGGTCCCTGGTTACCTGTTGAGAGATTGACACCATACCATTCAGTAAACATAATAAAAACTCAGAGGAAATGATTGATTGGTATGAAAAGGATGCACTGCACCATATTTCCCAGCAGATTTTGCTTTGCTCCCAAAACCAAGGGCCTGCGGTGCATAGGGAACTTCACCGCCACCTAAGCAGTTGGCAACCACATagagaagacaaattaaaccaaacaaataaacaagtaaGTGGCAGTTAGAGGGTAGCTGTCATGTTTACTGATTCTCACCTAACGTGCCTGTTAATTTTCCGCTCTGTCCAAGTCCCAGAGGTTCAGGCTGATACGATGATCCAGCCAGACCTGGAAggcaataaataattaaatagatTCTATGGTTTTATGGCTCTgactacatttttatttcagtcaggaccactttagtcaaagaaaactttatttcaattTGTAGTATtgtatttggtggtatggctctgttctggggtctttctgcctttcctaggcgtgtacacgcagaaagcctctaggaaagcctaaggtggagaaagcacacctctctgccgtTCCACATGCAAataaggaaagcctgaggcagagagagcaaatcttcctgcccttccatgcccCTATATGGAAAGCCTAAGCCggtgagagcagcagcaaagaccccccccgggaacagaacagcagcttgcagaggaagcagcaacagtaggcaggccaaagcagttta
The nucleotide sequence above comes from Epinephelus lanceolatus isolate andai-2023 chromosome 21, ASM4190304v1, whole genome shotgun sequence. Encoded proteins:
- the paqr4b gene encoding progestin and adipoQ receptor family member 4; this encodes MVLCEGPRLLDFAKTPQHLQFNKYVLTGYRPVSTAHECLRSLFYMHNELGNIYTHGVPFFLFLVLLPFSIPWMEVDSGWICVVHYLACLSPTVGSVVYHIFMNHVGGEHVYDTLLSLDMFGVCLVNTLGALPIIHITLLCYPTTRHTALLAYILLSAYGIYCATTARTNVLRLRAFIWQALFRFILFLFRVYGSGVGSPNSLRLFVIMDSLAVLGGLVNIIQIPERFVPGAFDNWGNSHQIMHVMVICSIIYLHWGTLEDLAWIKSYQCPTE